A window of Natrinema salifodinae contains these coding sequences:
- a CDS encoding potassium channel family protein encodes MRPGFVSHLVGRPLLRRALAPIGSFVAIAAAGVLGFSVLGGVGLVEAAFWLADLTSIELYVERREVPGRAIKAYAVLVTVGLVLSGLWIGETVLTAAFEGQLRTEVTRATMKRRITETDDHVIVCGYGMFGRTIANDLAESGRDVVVIETDDDTARRVRADGHLLVSGDARRDVVLRDAGLERASKLVAAIDDSNVNIQIAIVSGTAASTPEIIVRVGEEIYESVAREAGADEVVIPEVVSGERVTRLLDRSAETADPTTADSTD; translated from the coding sequence GTGCGCCCCGGGTTCGTGTCCCACCTCGTCGGTCGACCGCTCCTGCGGCGAGCGCTGGCGCCGATCGGGAGCTTCGTCGCGATCGCCGCCGCCGGCGTCCTCGGTTTCTCGGTTCTCGGCGGCGTCGGTCTCGTCGAGGCGGCGTTCTGGCTGGCCGATCTGACGAGCATCGAACTGTACGTCGAGCGCCGAGAAGTGCCGGGACGCGCGATCAAGGCCTACGCGGTCCTTGTGACGGTCGGACTCGTCCTCTCGGGCCTGTGGATCGGCGAAACGGTCCTGACCGCGGCGTTCGAGGGTCAACTTCGAACCGAGGTGACGCGAGCAACAATGAAACGACGGATCACGGAGACGGACGACCACGTCATCGTCTGCGGGTACGGAATGTTCGGACGAACAATTGCGAACGACCTCGCCGAGTCCGGGCGGGACGTCGTCGTCATCGAAACCGACGACGACACCGCCCGCCGAGTGCGGGCCGACGGCCACCTGCTCGTCTCTGGCGACGCCAGGCGCGACGTCGTCCTGCGAGACGCCGGGCTCGAGCGCGCGTCGAAACTCGTCGCCGCGATCGACGACTCCAACGTCAACATCCAGATCGCGATCGTCAGCGGGACGGCCGCGTCGACGCCCGAAATCATCGTCCGCGTCGGCGAGGAGATCTACGAGTCGGTCGCGCGGGAGGCCGGCGCCGACGAGGTCGTCATTCCCGAAGTCGTCAGCGGCGAGCGGGTCACTAGGCTGCTCGATCGATCGGCCGAGACGGCCGATCCGACGACGGCGGATTCGACGGACTGA
- a CDS encoding GYD domain-containing protein → MPTYATLVDLADRDVQNAQELASIWGEIRTEFEEHGATLRDSYAALGEHDFLVIFETDDNEAAFKSALTLHRHGLEGRTMEIVDTDDFADVVDEV, encoded by the coding sequence ATGCCGACCTACGCAACGCTCGTCGACCTCGCCGACCGCGACGTGCAAAACGCACAGGAGCTCGCGTCGATCTGGGGCGAGATCAGGACGGAGTTCGAAGAGCACGGGGCCACCCTTCGGGACTCCTACGCCGCCCTCGGCGAGCACGATTTCCTCGTGATCTTTGAAACCGATGACAACGAGGCGGCGTTCAAGTCGGCGCTGACGCTTCACCGCCACGGCCTCGAGGGACGGACGATGGAGATCGTCGATACCGACGACTTCGCCGACGTCGTCGACGAGGTCTGA